One Stratiformator vulcanicus genomic window, CTGTCATCGCCGCCGCCGCGTCGGTTTGGGGCAGTACCCCACGCGGCCACAAATCGTGCGGAATCTCCTCCGGATTTTCGATCTGGAGCTCGAATCGGGTCGCGATCTCCGAAGCAATCTGCCGCGGCTCTGCCAAATCGCCCCAGCGAAACGTCTGCTCTTTGCGCAACTGATTGTTGGAAGACGCAACTTGAGCCATCCGCTCGCGAGTCCGCAAGAGAAGTGGCTCGAATCGCTCAGCCGCCAGAGGCGGCGCGATCAGGACAAGTCCGTCGCTATGGGCGGTTCGACCTCCGGCTTCAGCGGCGATCTTCTCGACGACAGCCGCCACCGATGCGACGCCGATTCTCAATGAAATCGGTCGGCTCGGATCGATCCGCCGGTCGACGAGGATGCTGAGGCGATGCGCGGTGCCGAGTTGTTCGCAAACGTTTCGTAACGGTGCGGCATCCCAGACCGCACCGGGAATGGTGCCAGCCCAAGATTCATCGGCAGCCTCGCCTACTTCGAACTGTGTGTCAGGCGGATCGATCCGCACAACGATTTCATTTCCCACGGCGACCGAACAGCAGAGAACCGCCGGAAGACTTCCCGGCAAAGAGACCGCGATCACCACGACGAGGGTCGAAGCAAAAACGACTGATGATTGGCGGCCCGGAGCCATTAACCACTTCATACTTGGCACCTTTGGAACTGGTCGCTCTCAAAACGTGATGATAACGTGAATGATGCGAATCTTCGCACGGGCTCGCTGATTCCGGCGGAAACCCGTTGATGTTCCGCGCGACTTACCGTTTTCTGATAATGCAATGGCACGGATTGCGCGACCGCGGATCGTCTACACTTGGCTTGCCAGCAAATATCCCCTTTCGGACCACCGGCCATGACTGAGTTTCCCACACCGGCCGTCGGGATCGACCTCGGAACGACCTATTCGACCATCGCCTGCCTGAACGACCACGGTGAGCCGATTACGGTTCCGAACATCGACGGAGAGTTTTCGACTCCGTCGGTGCTTCTGTACGAAAATGGCGAGGTGATTGTCGGAACGCACGCTCTGCGCACCGCCGTCGCCAATCCGGAACGCGTCATCCAAGAATCGAAGCGATTCATGGGCGACGACGAAAAGCAGTGGGTGATTGACGGCCGGACGTTCACCCCGGTCGACGTCGCCGCAGAAATCCTCGGGTTCCTGCTCGCCACCGTCGAGCAGCAGACCGGGCCGGTCAAGCACGCCGTGATTACTGTCCCGGTGATGTTCGGCGATGCCCAACGGCGTGCGACCATTGAGGCGGCTCACCTCGCGGGACTCGAAAAGGTCGACCTAATCAATGAGCCGGTCGCCGCGGCACTGTGCCACGTCCTCGGTAGCGAAGGGCTTTGGTTTACTGAACTTGCCGAGACGCAACGAATATTCGTTTTCGATCTCGGCGGCGGCACGCTCGATTTGTCAATCGTGCAGTACAACCCGCAATCGGTCAGCGTGATCGCCGGTGCGGGCGACTTGAAGCTCGGCGGAAACGATTGGAATCGACGACTGATCGGCGGGCTGTCGAAGGAATTTGAACGAGAATTCGGAAGCGACCCGAAAAGCGATTTGAGCTCGCTTCAAACCCTCACCAATGAAATTGAAGCTGCCAAACGGAGCCTCACTTCTCGAAATCGTGTGCCGGTAACGATCCAACACGGCGGGGAGCGAAAGACCTACGAGGTCCGACGCGAACAGTTCGAACGGATGACCGCCAAGCTCGTGGAGCGGGCTGAAAAACGGACTCTCGCCTTATTGAAACGGAAAAAATTCGGTTGGGCACACATCGATACCGTTCTCACAACCGGCGGCGCCTCACGCATGCCGATGATCCGCGAAATGCTCAAGCGGCTCAGCGGAACGACCCTCAATACGGCCCTCTCGCCCGATCTGTCGGTCGCCCACGGGGCCTGCTATTTCGCTGGGATCTTGCTCTCCAACAACGATTTCGCGCGATCGCTCATCAGCTCTGAACAGGCGGCCGAGAATTCGCGTCAGGTTTCCGCCCGAACAATCGCAATGAAGCAAGTCTCCGGCCGGAGTCTCGGAGTCCTTGTTCGCGACACCTCCGGCCATCGACTCATCCCGCATTACGTCATACCAAAAGACACTCCGCTGCCGGCGGAGGTCACGTTTGAAGTGGCGACGATTATTCCTAGTCAAAAGCAGGTCCGACTTCCGGTCATTGAGGAACAGGAGGACGAACCTGATTCAGCATCACAATTCAATCCGATCGGCCGTTGCGAACTGATCGACCTGCCGGCCGGATTGGATACGGGAACACCGCTCGACGTAACGATCAGATACGACCGCAACGCCGTTGTGAATGTGACGGTCAAGGAGCGATCGAGCGGCCGGACCGGGGACGCGCGATTGCGCGCTAATCATGTCGATGATTCCGCACCATCAAACCCACCATCGTCCACCCCCACCGCCGATAGCATCTCACTCAAGAATCCTCCGCCGAAGCCGCGTCGGACCAGGACGAAGCCGACAACAACGGCCGCCCCGAGTGATCGCCCCTCAATCACGGAAGCAGGCGAAGAGGAGTTCTGGCAGACGGTGGCAAGAACCGGAAGTCGGCGGCGACGGAAATAGAGCCCGTATCATCGACGGCTGGAGTCTTCAATTAATCATTTCCGGCCTCACCCAGACACCAACTGGCACAGCTCAATTTTGCTGTCTTGAAAATTAAAAAGCCGCGGCACTCAGTTAATGAGTGCCGCGGCTTATTTCATTCTTAATTCGCATTAGGCCCGAGATTTAACTCGAGCTGCCGTGCCATCAGGCCGTGGTTGGCTCTCTTAAGCCCGCGCCGAAGAAGCTGCCGGCGATCGCGGCTCCAAGCGAAAGAAGTATCGCGGCAAACGTCAGCCATGCGACCTCCGTGGCATTTCCTTCGAAAGCCGGGATGACGCTTTGCTCGGTGCTCATCATGCCTTGCACGGCACTGATCTGCTCTTCTTCCAAGCCGGCTTCCTCTAATTGCTCCGTCGAGATGGCGACTCCACCGTCGCTGCCACCGCTGAGCGCGCCGTATCCCATATTCATGCCCAACGCGGAAATCGCAGGCACGGCGAAGATGAACAACGACCACAAGATGGCACCGTAAACTGTGGGTTCCAAAGGCCCTTCTTCTCCAACCGTCAGGCGGGAGATAATCATGCCGCCGAAGAACAATGACCCGAGCATGGCGAGGGCGACCCAAGTGCCAACGAACACCTGCAGGGCGTCGGCTGACATTACATAACTCAGACACAGAGCCAAGCACATACCGAGAACAGAGAGTGTTGTGCTGGCGGCCAGCGCCATAAAGAAGCCGGCGATCACTGCGCCCCAGCGGATCCGGATACCAGTGGATACGACTGTCTCAGCCATTGTTCGTCTCGTTTCTGTGGAAGTACGACCGTTTGATTGCTCGTTTGATGCGGTTTCGCCGTTGCCGTCGACCGTCCGCACGTCACGAATCTGCCCATCCCGCTTATGAATGACGACCTGATGGACGTCATCTTCCGCGCCGACCGCCGCTTCGACCGCCTCTTTCTGAGTGGAATGAGTCGAAGTCGGATCGCTTTCTCCCTGCCGCTTAACGGCCCAGCCGTCATCGTGCGTCACAACGTGAAAAGTGTCGGTAGCCATGAGTTGCCTTAGCCTTTGTAAAAAGAACTCGGCAGCAAAACTTAAAGATTGCCGCGTGATTATCGGGTCAGAATGACATAGAGGGCGTGGATGACGCCGGGGATGAAGCCGAACAGCGTCAGGATGATGTTCAGCCAAAAGTGAAGCCCAATGCCGACCTCCAGAAACACGCCGACCGGCGGCAGC contains:
- a CDS encoding Hsp70 family protein; the protein is MTEFPTPAVGIDLGTTYSTIACLNDHGEPITVPNIDGEFSTPSVLLYENGEVIVGTHALRTAVANPERVIQESKRFMGDDEKQWVIDGRTFTPVDVAAEILGFLLATVEQQTGPVKHAVITVPVMFGDAQRRATIEAAHLAGLEKVDLINEPVAAALCHVLGSEGLWFTELAETQRIFVFDLGGGTLDLSIVQYNPQSVSVIAGAGDLKLGGNDWNRRLIGGLSKEFEREFGSDPKSDLSSLQTLTNEIEAAKRSLTSRNRVPVTIQHGGERKTYEVRREQFERMTAKLVERAEKRTLALLKRKKFGWAHIDTVLTTGGASRMPMIREMLKRLSGTTLNTALSPDLSVAHGACYFAGILLSNNDFARSLISSEQAAENSRQVSARTIAMKQVSGRSLGVLVRDTSGHRLIPHYVIPKDTPLPAEVTFEVATIIPSQKQVRLPVIEEQEDEPDSASQFNPIGRCELIDLPAGLDTGTPLDVTIRYDRNAVVNVTVKERSSGRTGDARLRANHVDDSAPSNPPSSTPTADSISLKNPPPKPRRTRTKPTTTAAPSDRPSITEAGEEEFWQTVARTGSRRRRK
- a CDS encoding YqaE/Pmp3 family membrane protein, encoding MSAGGETGADVIKILLSLLLPPVGVFLEVGIGLHFWLNIILTLFGFIPGVIHALYVILTR
- a CDS encoding DUF2188 domain-containing protein, which codes for MATDTFHVVTHDDGWAVKRQGESDPTSTHSTQKEAVEAAVGAEDDVHQVVIHKRDGQIRDVRTVDGNGETASNEQSNGRTSTETRRTMAETVVSTGIRIRWGAVIAGFFMALAASTTLSVLGMCLALCLSYVMSADALQVFVGTWVALAMLGSLFFGGMIISRLTVGEEGPLEPTVYGAILWSLFIFAVPAISALGMNMGYGALSGGSDGGVAISTEQLEEAGLEEEQISAVQGMMSTEQSVIPAFEGNATEVAWLTFAAILLSLGAAIAGSFFGAGLREPTTA